In a single window of the Roseofilum reptotaenium CS-1145 genome:
- a CDS encoding flavin prenyltransferase UbiX: MNLPLILGVSGASGLIYAVRALKYLLAAEYTIELVASKATYQVWQAEQRITMPGDGQKQSQFWREQAGEMDKGQLICHPWQNVGAAIASGSFRTQGMLVIPCSMSTVAKLAVGLSSDLLERAADVQLKEGRKLVIVPRETPLSVIHLRNLTALAEIGVQVVPAIPAWYHNPQTIEDLVDFVVARALDQFGIDCVPLNRWQGGLK, from the coding sequence ATGAATTTACCCTTAATCCTGGGGGTCTCTGGGGCCTCTGGCCTCATCTATGCTGTCCGCGCCCTTAAGTACCTATTAGCGGCAGAATACACCATTGAGTTAGTCGCCTCCAAAGCGACGTATCAAGTTTGGCAAGCCGAACAACGGATTACTATGCCTGGAGACGGGCAAAAACAAAGTCAATTTTGGCGAGAACAAGCCGGAGAAATGGACAAGGGACAATTAATCTGTCATCCTTGGCAAAATGTGGGGGCGGCGATCGCCAGTGGCTCCTTCCGAACTCAGGGTATGTTAGTGATCCCCTGTAGTATGTCCACAGTCGCTAAACTAGCAGTCGGATTAAGTTCCGATTTACTAGAAAGAGCAGCCGATGTGCAGCTCAAAGAAGGACGAAAATTGGTGATCGTTCCTAGGGAAACTCCCTTAAGCGTCATCCACCTGCGGAACTTAACCGCCTTAGCTGAAATTGGAGTTCAAGTTGTACCCGCGATTCCTGCTTGGTATCATAACCCTCAAACCATTGAAGACTTAGTTGATTTTGTGGTCGCGAGGGCACTCGATCAATTTGGTATTGATTGCGTTCCTCTCAACCGTTGGCAGGGCGGGTTAAAATAG